One genomic window of Blastopirellula retiformator includes the following:
- a CDS encoding DUF4416 family protein has protein sequence MGDLKPPRHVLRIVAAFSRHAETLEFGKSQLASHWGPVALASPHFDLVETNYYDAEMGAGLKKCFWAFAQLADSSTLPDWKRLSNDLEADCQRPGEWPESRPLNLDPGYITEAKLVLATTKDRSHRLYLRDGIFAEVTLQYHQKHWTGFPWTYPDYQRADFQAFFDECRGYLRQQLRQNPA, from the coding sequence ATGGGCGATCTCAAACCTCCCCGCCATGTACTGCGGATTGTCGCCGCGTTTAGCCGTCATGCTGAGACGCTCGAGTTCGGTAAGTCGCAGCTTGCGTCGCACTGGGGCCCCGTAGCGCTAGCAAGTCCCCACTTCGACCTGGTCGAAACCAACTACTACGACGCCGAGATGGGCGCGGGCCTAAAAAAGTGCTTTTGGGCGTTCGCCCAGTTGGCCGATAGTTCGACCTTGCCCGATTGGAAACGGCTTTCCAATGATCTGGAAGCCGATTGCCAGCGGCCGGGCGAGTGGCCCGAAAGCCGCCCGTTGAATCTTGACCCCGGCTACATCACCGAGGCGAAGCTGGTGTTGGCGACCACCAAGGATCGTAGTCATCGGCTTTATCTGCGTGATGGGATCTTTGCGGAAGTGACTCTGCAGTACCATCAGAAGCATTGGACCGGCTTCCCGTGGACCTATCCCGACTATCAGCGGGCCGATTTTCAGGCCTTTTTTGACGAATGTCGCGGTTATCTGCGGCAGCAGCTGCGTCAAAACCCTGCGTAA
- a CDS encoding glycosyltransferase family 4 protein — protein MTWNPLVAISLIAAAVIPSFLFSLVATAIVRANARKWGLVDEPNERKVHVTPTPLGGGIGIWAGLVTTLALAQLTVGLVGSIEFSEGSLPPMIASLVEMAQAHFDGFLHQSLKLWALVAGASILMILGLIDDRIGLSWRIRLAMQMAVAAVFVIGFDWKLSFYVNIVWLQYVVSILWIVAMINSFNMLDNMDGLSAGVATIAASIMAAVLLIAPDPSTAGPQLFTAGFLLVLTGSMLGFLWHNRPPAKIFMGDAGSYLIGFCIAIMTIIATFAGYDDNSRHAVLAPLCILAVPLFDLITVLGIRIREGRSPFQPDKSHVSHRLVELGFTKTQAVLTIYLMTATCGFGAVLLHRVDWIGAVVVMLMVFCVLALIGVIESTARRSRKDP, from the coding sequence GTGACATGGAACCCGCTCGTCGCCATTTCGCTGATCGCCGCCGCGGTCATTCCCAGTTTTCTGTTTTCGCTGGTGGCGACCGCCATTGTTCGGGCCAATGCGCGAAAATGGGGATTGGTCGACGAGCCGAACGAACGCAAGGTTCATGTGACGCCAACTCCCTTAGGAGGCGGAATCGGCATCTGGGCTGGCCTGGTGACGACGCTTGCGCTCGCGCAATTGACAGTGGGCCTGGTCGGCAGCATCGAATTTTCGGAAGGATCGCTGCCGCCGATGATCGCTTCGTTGGTCGAAATGGCGCAGGCGCACTTCGACGGCTTCCTTCACCAGTCGCTCAAGCTGTGGGCGCTGGTCGCCGGAGCATCGATCTTGATGATCCTGGGACTGATCGACGATCGGATTGGTTTGTCCTGGAGGATTCGCCTGGCGATGCAAATGGCGGTCGCAGCCGTATTTGTGATCGGCTTCGATTGGAAGCTCAGCTTCTACGTCAATATCGTCTGGCTGCAGTACGTCGTCTCGATACTCTGGATTGTGGCGATGATCAACTCGTTCAACATGCTCGATAATATGGATGGGTTGTCGGCCGGGGTGGCGACGATCGCCGCTTCGATCATGGCCGCGGTTTTGTTGATCGCGCCTGATCCAAGTACGGCTGGGCCGCAGTTGTTTACCGCCGGGTTCCTGCTGGTGCTGACGGGCTCGATGCTCGGATTCTTGTGGCACAACCGTCCGCCGGCCAAGATCTTTATGGGGGACGCCGGCAGTTACTTGATTGGCTTTTGTATCGCCATCATGACGATCATCGCCACGTTCGCCGGCTATGACGACAACTCGCGGCATGCGGTTCTCGCGCCGCTATGTATCCTGGCGGTGCCGCTGTTCGATCTGATTACGGTGTTAGGGATTCGAATTCGCGAAGGCCGCAGCCCGTTTCAGCCTGACAAGAGTCATGTATCGCATCGGCTGGTGGAGCTTGGTTTTACCAAGACGCAGGCCGTGCTGACGATTTACCTGATGACGGCGACCTGCGGCTTCGGGGCGGTGCTGCTGCATCGGGTCGATTGGATTGGCGCTGTGGTCGTGATGTTGATGGTATTTTGCGTGTTGGCGCTGATCGGCGTCATTGAATCGACCGCCCGTCGCTCTCGAAAAGATCCATGA
- a CDS encoding porin, with product MKTDWKRALLAVGMLVGSTGFAVAQQPGYYNAGKVSYVGEAVTVSDCGCATDTACGCDTSCGCSTGCDSCCGIDWFPCCEHGDQWQLFGTNDCGLTIGGWVSAGFYANAGGVKSNTGNAPVPFRGISNTPTVDQVWIYAEKAADAETYCFDLGYRADFVWGADGPDTQAFGYGDRFRWDNRWNTAQDSGDGTALYGSAIPQLYMTAAWSDWELKVGHFYTTIGYEVVTAPDNFFYSHAYTMNYGEPFTHTGAMLTYSGFEDVTFNGGWVQGWDTGFDNWEAQQMFLGGVSLTLSEKAALTWQCVGGSFGKNGGDSYMNSWVFTYDVGCGWSYVFQHDLGTQYNLTGQDPEAVYWYGINQYLFKEINDCWKVGTRIEWFDDEDGARVGNGGGDYYSFSIGANWTPNANLMVRPELRWDKFDNNDGSTPFYDGTKDNGFFGGMDVIFMY from the coding sequence ATGAAAACGGATTGGAAGCGGGCATTGCTCGCTGTCGGCATGCTGGTCGGATCGACCGGTTTCGCCGTTGCTCAACAACCCGGCTACTACAATGCCGGTAAAGTGAGCTACGTTGGCGAAGCTGTCACCGTCAGCGATTGCGGATGTGCCACGGACACGGCTTGTGGCTGCGACACTTCCTGCGGTTGCAGCACGGGCTGCGACAGCTGCTGTGGAATCGATTGGTTCCCCTGCTGCGAACATGGCGATCAATGGCAGCTTTTTGGCACCAATGATTGCGGACTGACGATTGGTGGTTGGGTTTCGGCTGGCTTTTATGCCAACGCCGGCGGCGTGAAGTCGAACACGGGTAACGCCCCGGTTCCTTTCCGCGGCATCTCCAACACGCCGACGGTCGATCAGGTTTGGATCTACGCCGAAAAGGCCGCGGACGCCGAAACCTACTGCTTCGACCTTGGTTATCGTGCTGACTTCGTCTGGGGCGCCGACGGTCCTGACACCCAAGCGTTTGGCTACGGTGATCGCTTCCGCTGGGACAACCGTTGGAACACCGCTCAAGACAGCGGAGACGGCACCGCTCTGTATGGCTCGGCCATTCCGCAGTTGTACATGACGGCCGCTTGGAGCGATTGGGAATTGAAGGTCGGTCACTTCTACACCACCATTGGTTACGAAGTCGTTACCGCTCCTGACAACTTCTTCTACTCGCACGCCTACACGATGAACTACGGCGAGCCGTTCACCCACACCGGCGCCATGCTGACCTACAGCGGCTTTGAAGACGTCACCTTCAATGGTGGTTGGGTTCAAGGTTGGGACACCGGTTTTGACAACTGGGAAGCTCAGCAGATGTTCCTGGGCGGCGTCAGCCTGACCCTGTCGGAAAAGGCGGCCCTGACCTGGCAGTGCGTCGGCGGTTCGTTCGGTAAGAACGGCGGCGACAGCTACATGAACAGCTGGGTGTTCACCTACGATGTCGGTTGCGGTTGGAGCTATGTCTTCCAGCACGACCTTGGCACCCAGTACAACCTGACCGGTCAAGATCCGGAAGCGGTTTACTGGTACGGCATCAACCAGTACCTGTTCAAGGAAATCAACGACTGCTGGAAGGTCGGTACCCGTATCGAATGGTTCGACGACGAAGACGGCGCCCGGGTCGGCAACGGCGGCGGCGACTACTATTCGTTCAGCATCGGCGCCAACTGGACTCCGAACGCCAACCTGATGGTTCGTCCGGAACTGCGTTGGGACAAGTTTGACAACAACGACGGCTCGACGCCGTTCTATGACGGCACGAAGGACAATGGCTTCTTCGGCGGCATGGACGTGATCTTCATGTACTAA
- a CDS encoding O-antigen ligase family protein, whose translation MKRRKSTSTRSSDTAPLAADSGSVASVKYPWISLLLCGYVAWLTALTPLIGSEGPPGRGVELPWVAMWLWGLALWGVSGILNGQLTIYWSKWESLLLGLVAWLAIGVPMVAGSGEVRPAINQFWTYAALVVAYFLYRQLFRSDVRKRAITAVLAATVTLCATYAVYQYRVEIPQMQADYQANPEEARRIAGIVGDADDPQVKNFESRLMSTEPSSTFTLTNSLAGFLAVGLIVTAGIAISQMRERAFWQVAALAIVACLLCGALILTKSRTAVLATIVGIGMWGLLASSLRRHLPWKYLVGGVLLMVLAVGGGFTSGLLDREVFTEAPKSILYRLQYWQGALDVTVERPLFGCGLGNFQSFYPRYMPASASETIADPHNFLLEIAASAGVPAILLFLGFVAVWLMRFPTGAQESEDAIGEDQPPEATETQSVIAIYGGAAAAMLVAPIVRALMQEEAPTWGIWLGVPLAVVVLGATYRWAQQGKFDWLTLRIAAIVLMINLLAAGGISFPSVAIWLWLIWGLTFGDADDRTWRSDRFAIRAGAAGAAVVLLYGMASTALFPVLASYGHFYDAIGASLPAQQRREAELAMDKDPYSAEGPQLLANSYLQHWKQRPDPPIVAGAKQAAEETTRRSPRSATLQNWFANQYWELYQKYQEPEILALAIERQEAACRNFPTRGYFHAELAQMYAAAGRKADAAKQAAEALRLDGMHDHSELKFENRTFSDGRSVLAATQELADPPPEEKNQASEP comes from the coding sequence ATGAAACGCCGCAAGTCGACGTCAACTCGTTCCAGCGACACTGCGCCGCTGGCTGCCGATAGCGGCTCTGTCGCGTCGGTCAAATATCCGTGGATATCGCTGCTGCTGTGCGGGTATGTCGCCTGGTTGACGGCGCTAACGCCGCTGATTGGCAGCGAAGGCCCGCCTGGCCGCGGCGTCGAGTTGCCTTGGGTGGCGATGTGGTTGTGGGGTTTGGCGCTCTGGGGCGTCAGCGGCATTCTCAACGGGCAGCTGACGATTTATTGGTCGAAGTGGGAGTCTTTGCTGCTGGGGCTGGTCGCGTGGCTAGCGATTGGCGTACCGATGGTCGCCGGCAGCGGTGAAGTTCGCCCGGCGATCAACCAGTTTTGGACCTATGCCGCTCTGGTTGTCGCTTACTTTCTGTATCGCCAGCTGTTTCGCTCCGACGTACGCAAGCGAGCGATCACGGCGGTCTTGGCCGCGACGGTAACCCTGTGTGCGACCTATGCGGTTTATCAATACCGTGTAGAAATCCCGCAGATGCAGGCCGACTATCAGGCGAATCCGGAAGAGGCCCGCCGCATCGCCGGAATTGTCGGCGACGCCGACGATCCACAGGTCAAGAACTTTGAGTCTCGGTTGATGAGCACCGAGCCTTCGTCAACGTTCACGCTGACCAATTCGTTGGCCGGTTTTCTGGCCGTCGGTTTGATCGTGACCGCCGGCATCGCGATCAGCCAGATGCGTGAGCGGGCTTTCTGGCAAGTCGCCGCTTTGGCGATCGTCGCATGCTTGTTGTGCGGCGCGCTCATCCTGACCAAGAGCCGCACCGCGGTCTTGGCGACGATCGTCGGTATAGGGATGTGGGGCCTCTTGGCGAGCAGTCTGCGACGGCATCTGCCTTGGAAATATCTGGTGGGCGGCGTGTTGTTGATGGTGTTGGCGGTCGGCGGCGGATTTACCAGCGGGCTATTGGACCGAGAGGTATTCACCGAGGCGCCCAAGTCGATTCTGTACCGGTTGCAGTATTGGCAAGGGGCGCTTGACGTAACGGTCGAACGCCCGTTGTTTGGGTGTGGGCTCGGCAACTTCCAATCGTTTTACCCGCGATACATGCCGGCGTCAGCCAGCGAAACAATTGCCGATCCGCATAACTTTTTGCTGGAGATCGCCGCTTCGGCAGGCGTGCCGGCAATTTTGTTGTTTCTTGGTTTTGTCGCCGTCTGGCTGATGCGTTTTCCGACCGGCGCCCAGGAGAGCGAAGATGCAATTGGCGAAGATCAGCCGCCGGAAGCGACCGAAACCCAGAGCGTGATCGCGATCTATGGCGGCGCGGCGGCGGCGATGTTGGTCGCGCCGATCGTTCGAGCGCTCATGCAGGAAGAGGCGCCGACCTGGGGGATTTGGCTCGGCGTGCCGTTGGCGGTGGTCGTGCTGGGGGCAACCTATCGCTGGGCGCAGCAGGGGAAATTCGATTGGCTGACGCTGCGGATCGCGGCGATCGTCTTGATGATCAACTTGTTGGCCGCCGGAGGCATCAGCTTTCCGTCGGTCGCGATCTGGCTATGGCTGATTTGGGGCCTCACATTTGGTGATGCCGACGACCGGACTTGGCGAAGCGATCGCTTTGCAATCCGGGCCGGGGCCGCAGGGGCGGCGGTTGTGCTGCTGTATGGGATGGCGTCGACGGCGCTCTTTCCGGTGTTGGCTTCTTATGGGCATTTCTACGACGCGATTGGGGCAAGTCTTCCGGCTCAGCAGCGACGCGAGGCGGAACTCGCTATGGACAAAGATCCTTACAGTGCCGAAGGCCCCCAACTGTTGGCCAATTCGTATCTACAGCATTGGAAGCAGCGACCCGATCCGCCGATCGTCGCTGGCGCCAAGCAAGCGGCCGAGGAAACGACGCGGCGTAGTCCGCGAAGTGCGACGCTGCAGAACTGGTTTGCCAACCAATACTGGGAACTCTACCAAAAGTACCAGGAGCCGGAGATTCTGGCGCTGGCGATTGAGCGGCAAGAGGCGGCCTGCCGTAACTTCCCCACTCGGGGGTATTTCCACGCCGAGCTTGCCCAAATGTACGCCGCCGCCGGACGAAAAGCGGACGCCGCGAAACAGGCGGCCGAGGCCCTCCGTTTGGACGGAATGCACGACCATAGCGAGCTGAAGTTCGAAAATCGCACGTTCAGCGACGGTCGCTCGGTTTTGGCGGCCACGCAAGAACTGGCCGATCCGCCGCCGGAAGAGAAAAATCAAGCTTCCGAGCCCTAA
- a CDS encoding DUF1573 domain-containing protein yields MRPALVLIASLLLGVAIGAASTIPQWTATNDFGSISHPEVKRASSAGEPMPKAVVVGDAIFEFGKMNVDATERHTFQIRNDGDVPLQLEEAGTTCKCTLSTLAKKMIPPGETVEVELEWHPIAYANEFTQTATLRTNDPRQPELELKIHGAVVRAIYMEPNEVNFGHVTAGDELSAAVKVVSVVSDDFKVTGVKITGDETGEATAKVVPLTAEELEATEGGRSGDKVEIYLPKGLPIGATKMRAEISTNDPKTTMLTLLISVQIGGDINFISAVKIDQDKNVMMLGTVSGETGKEVKVNVLVKGPHRDETVLSVDKIFPDFLQVDLGEPKKLNQTAVLYPMTLKIPPGTAPASYLAGNTGELGEIRLGVKGNPQTEEVSLRLYFAVE; encoded by the coding sequence ATGCGACCGGCACTTGTTCTGATCGCCAGCTTGTTGCTGGGCGTCGCCATTGGCGCCGCTTCCACGATTCCCCAATGGACCGCCACCAACGATTTCGGCTCGATCAGCCATCCTGAGGTCAAGCGAGCCAGCTCGGCGGGTGAACCAATGCCCAAGGCGGTTGTCGTCGGTGACGCGATCTTTGAATTCGGCAAGATGAACGTCGACGCGACCGAGCGGCATACGTTCCAGATTCGCAATGACGGCGATGTGCCGCTGCAACTGGAAGAAGCCGGCACCACCTGCAAGTGTACGCTTAGCACGCTGGCCAAAAAGATGATCCCGCCCGGCGAGACGGTCGAAGTCGAATTGGAATGGCACCCGATCGCCTATGCCAACGAATTCACGCAAACCGCCACGCTGCGGACCAACGACCCGCGTCAACCCGAGTTGGAACTGAAGATCCATGGGGCCGTCGTCCGGGCGATCTACATGGAACCGAACGAAGTCAACTTCGGCCACGTGACCGCCGGAGACGAGCTTTCGGCCGCGGTGAAAGTCGTGTCGGTCGTCAGCGACGATTTCAAAGTGACCGGCGTCAAGATCACCGGCGACGAGACGGGGGAAGCGACCGCGAAGGTCGTTCCGCTAACCGCCGAAGAGTTAGAAGCGACCGAAGGTGGGCGCAGCGGCGACAAGGTCGAGATCTATCTTCCCAAGGGCCTACCGATCGGCGCGACCAAGATGCGGGCCGAGATTTCGACCAACGATCCGAAGACCACGATGCTGACGCTGCTGATCTCGGTACAGATCGGGGGCGACATTAACTTCATCTCGGCGGTCAAAATTGACCAAGACAAGAACGTCATGATGTTGGGGACCGTCTCGGGCGAAACCGGGAAAGAAGTGAAGGTCAATGTCTTGGTCAAAGGACCGCATCGCGACGAAACGGTTTTAAGCGTTGATAAGATCTTCCCTGATTTCCTACAGGTTGACCTCGGCGAACCGAAGAAGCTGAATCAGACCGCCGTCCTCTATCCGATGACTTTGAAGATTCCGCCCGGCACGGCGCCAGCATCGTATTTAGCTGGCAATACTGGGGAACTTGGAGAGATTCGCCTGGGTGTCAAGGGAAATCCACAAACCGAAGAAGTAAGCTTACGGCTCTATTTCGCGGTGGAGTAG